A genome region from Geobacter pickeringii includes the following:
- the feoB gene encoding ferrous iron transport protein B — MSLFKKKSSCHGNETSPSARGKKVALVGNPNVGKSVLFNALTGAYVAVSNYPGTSVEVSRGGATIDGTPYEIIDTPGMYSILPITEEERVAREILLTEKPDVVLHVLDARNLERMLTMTIQLVEAGLPVILVVNIMDEAERMGLVIDIPLLAEKLGIPVIGAATAKKRGLPEIRQAIASCDAGRHAVFGYSRRLEGDIDEIAGLLHGEYTLAKKALALLLLQRDDEIARLVKAQEGERAPLIAERVKEKVFERRESFHLDLSLERKQVVKGLVDGVVQVPAKRRVTFGERLSSWSVNPITGVPLLLVVLYYGLYEFVGVFGAGTLVDFLEGKLFEELFNPWISKLVKGLIPWEVIQELFVGEYGVITLGLRYAVGIILPIVATFFLFFSILEDSGYFPRLALLVDRLFKKIGLTGRAVIPMVLGFGCDTMATMVTRTLETVRERIIATVLLALAIPCSAQLGVIMALLSKAPGALALWSVCLLVIFLVIGLLAARIMPGETPMFYMELPPMRLPQLSNVMTKTYTRMQWYFLEILPLFIFASVMLWLGKITKFFDTLVAWMEPVMTSIGLPKESAVAFIFGFFRRDYGAAGLYDLQTKGLMNPRQLVVAAVTLTLFVPCVAQFLMMKKERGLKTATIIAIFISVAAFGSGWLLNRLILVTGIL; from the coding sequence ATGTCCCTATTCAAGAAGAAATCGTCCTGTCATGGCAACGAAACAAGCCCCTCCGCCCGGGGGAAGAAGGTCGCCCTCGTCGGCAATCCCAACGTCGGAAAGAGTGTCCTCTTCAACGCCCTTACCGGCGCCTACGTGGCGGTCTCCAACTACCCCGGCACGTCGGTGGAGGTCTCCCGCGGCGGTGCGACCATCGACGGCACCCCCTACGAGATCATCGACACCCCGGGCATGTATTCGATCCTCCCGATCACCGAGGAAGAGCGGGTGGCGCGGGAGATCCTCCTCACCGAGAAGCCCGACGTGGTGCTTCACGTCCTCGACGCCCGCAACCTGGAGCGGATGCTCACCATGACGATCCAGCTCGTGGAGGCGGGGCTGCCGGTCATCCTCGTGGTGAACATCATGGACGAGGCGGAGCGGATGGGGCTCGTCATCGACATCCCGCTCCTGGCCGAAAAGCTCGGGATTCCGGTCATCGGGGCCGCCACCGCCAAGAAGCGGGGGCTTCCGGAGATCCGGCAGGCCATCGCCTCCTGCGATGCGGGGCGTCATGCGGTCTTCGGCTACAGCCGGCGGCTCGAAGGAGACATCGACGAGATCGCGGGGCTCCTCCACGGCGAGTACACCCTGGCAAAGAAGGCTCTGGCGCTGCTCCTGCTCCAGCGGGACGACGAGATTGCGCGCCTCGTGAAGGCCCAGGAGGGTGAACGGGCGCCTCTCATCGCAGAACGGGTGAAGGAGAAGGTCTTCGAGCGGCGGGAGTCATTCCACCTCGACCTCTCCCTGGAGCGGAAGCAGGTCGTGAAGGGGCTCGTGGACGGGGTTGTGCAGGTTCCCGCAAAGCGCCGGGTGACCTTCGGCGAGCGGCTCTCCTCCTGGTCCGTCAACCCCATAACCGGCGTGCCGCTGCTTCTGGTCGTCCTCTACTACGGTCTCTACGAGTTCGTCGGCGTCTTCGGGGCCGGAACCCTGGTCGATTTCCTGGAAGGGAAGCTCTTCGAGGAGCTGTTCAACCCGTGGATCTCGAAGCTGGTGAAGGGGCTCATCCCGTGGGAGGTGATCCAGGAGCTCTTCGTCGGTGAATACGGGGTGATCACCCTGGGGCTCCGCTATGCCGTGGGGATCATCCTCCCCATCGTCGCCACCTTCTTCCTCTTCTTCTCGATCCTGGAAGACAGCGGCTACTTCCCGCGGCTCGCGCTGCTGGTGGACCGGCTCTTCAAGAAGATCGGCCTCACCGGCCGCGCCGTGATCCCGATGGTGCTCGGCTTCGGCTGCGACACCATGGCCACCATGGTCACCCGGACCCTGGAGACGGTGCGGGAGCGGATCATCGCCACGGTGCTCCTGGCGCTCGCCATCCCCTGTTCGGCCCAGCTCGGCGTCATCATGGCGCTCCTCTCCAAGGCGCCGGGTGCGCTGGCGCTCTGGAGCGTCTGCCTCCTGGTGATCTTCCTCGTGATCGGGCTGCTGGCGGCCCGGATCATGCCGGGAGAGACCCCCATGTTCTACATGGAGCTCCCCCCCATGCGGCTGCCGCAGCTCTCCAACGTCATGACCAAGACCTACACCCGGATGCAGTGGTACTTTCTGGAGATTCTCCCCCTCTTCATCTTCGCGTCGGTGATGCTCTGGCTCGGCAAGATCACGAAGTTCTTCGACACGCTCGTCGCCTGGATGGAGCCGGTCATGACCTCCATCGGGCTTCCCAAGGAGTCGGCGGTGGCCTTCATCTTCGGCTTCTTCCGGCGCGACTACGGCGCCGCCGGTCTCTACGACCTGCAGACCAAGGGGCTCATGAACCCGCGGCAACTGGTGGTGGCGGCGGTGACTCTCACCCTCTTCGTGCCGTGCGTGGCCCAGTTTCTGATGATGAAGAAGGAGCGGGGACTCAAGACCGCCACCATCATCGCCATATTCATCTCCGTTGCCGCCTTCGGGAGCGGCTGGCTTCTGAACCGCCTCATCCTCGTCACGGGGATCCTATGA
- a CDS encoding metal-dependent transcriptional regulator, whose product MKLSHKAEEILEALWMAVEEEKRGFLEADKIKIPADDSAYAELASLAFVEVRDGRVYLRAEGKEEGKRTVRRHRLAERLMMDVLNIRGDNAEDKACEFEHLLHEEVDAKVCTMLNHPTTCPHGKPIPPGDCCDVARKSGDLGVVPLTELKAGDEGEIAYILTEDDIKMRKLMAMGVLPGNRINLMQTFPSYIFRVGYSEFAIDTNLAREIFVRR is encoded by the coding sequence ATGAAACTGTCCCACAAAGCAGAAGAGATCCTCGAAGCGCTCTGGATGGCGGTCGAGGAGGAGAAGCGCGGCTTTCTCGAGGCGGACAAGATCAAGATCCCGGCCGACGATTCCGCCTACGCCGAACTCGCCTCCCTCGCCTTCGTCGAGGTGCGTGACGGCCGCGTCTACCTCCGTGCCGAGGGGAAGGAGGAGGGGAAGCGGACCGTGCGCCGGCACCGGCTGGCGGAGCGGCTCATGATGGATGTCCTCAACATCCGGGGGGATAACGCCGAAGACAAGGCGTGCGAGTTCGAGCACCTGCTCCACGAAGAGGTGGACGCCAAGGTCTGCACCATGCTTAACCACCCCACCACCTGCCCCCACGGCAAGCCGATCCCCCCCGGCGACTGCTGCGACGTGGCCCGAAAGAGCGGCGACCTCGGCGTGGTCCCCCTCACGGAGCTCAAGGCGGGGGACGAGGGGGAGATCGCATACATCCTCACCGAGGACGACATCAAGATGCGCAAGCTGATGGCGATGGGGGTCCTGCCGGGAAACCGGATCAACCTGATGCAGACCTTCCCCTCGTACATCTTCCGGGTCGGCTATTCGGAGTTCGCCATCGACACCAACCTGGCGCGGGAGATCTTCGTCAGGCGCTAG
- a CDS encoding energy-coupling factor ABC transporter permease: MHMADALLSPAVGGTMWAATAGMIAYSSRKVRQELDDRKVPLMGVLGAFLFAAQMINFSIPATGSSGHLGGGLLLTILLGPWAAFLTIASVLVVQALFFADGGLLALGCNVFNMGFIPAFIVYPLVYRRIAGKSPSQARLTTAIMISAIVGLQLGPFGVVLETWFSGISALPFSTFALLMQPIHLAIGIVEGVVTVAVVSFVFKARPEILHGALEAHPSGVRPLRAVAAAFLAAAILTGGIVSWFASKDPDGLEWAIARVTGTEALKGPEQGLHRALAGVQGKTAFLPDYSFRKPAEPQNGGVKPEGEARNGDADRLGTSVAGVVGVLMTLALALLAGFVLKKRKQSAC; this comes from the coding sequence ATGCATATGGCAGACGCGCTGCTGTCCCCGGCGGTTGGCGGCACGATGTGGGCCGCCACGGCCGGGATGATCGCATACAGCTCGCGGAAGGTGCGGCAGGAGCTCGACGACCGGAAGGTCCCGCTGATGGGGGTGCTCGGGGCGTTCCTCTTTGCCGCCCAGATGATCAACTTCAGCATCCCTGCCACCGGCTCCAGCGGTCACCTGGGAGGTGGGCTCCTCCTCACGATACTCCTCGGGCCCTGGGCGGCATTCCTGACCATTGCCTCCGTGCTGGTGGTCCAGGCGCTTTTCTTTGCCGATGGGGGGCTGCTCGCCCTCGGCTGCAACGTGTTCAACATGGGGTTCATCCCCGCGTTCATCGTCTACCCCCTGGTTTACCGGCGGATCGCCGGGAAGAGTCCCAGCCAGGCGCGGCTCACGACGGCGATCATGATTTCGGCCATTGTCGGCCTGCAGCTGGGACCGTTCGGTGTTGTCCTGGAGACGTGGTTTTCGGGGATATCGGCCCTGCCGTTTTCGACCTTCGCGCTCCTCATGCAACCGATCCACCTTGCCATCGGCATTGTGGAGGGGGTGGTGACCGTGGCCGTTGTCTCGTTCGTATTCAAGGCCCGCCCCGAGATTCTGCATGGTGCCCTGGAAGCGCACCCCAGCGGCGTCCGGCCGCTGCGTGCGGTGGCGGCCGCATTTCTGGCTGCCGCCATTCTGACGGGGGGGATCGTCTCCTGGTTCGCTTCCAAGGACCCCGACGGCCTTGAATGGGCCATTGCCCGGGTGACCGGCACGGAGGCGCTGAAAGGGCCGGAGCAGGGACTCCACCGGGCGTTGGCCGGCGTGCAGGGGAAGACGGCGTTCCTCCCCGATTACTCCTTCAGAAAACCGGCCGAGCCGCAGAATGGGGGAGTGAAACCCGAAGGCGAGGCCAGGAACGGTGATGCGGACCGGCTGGGCACCAGTGTCGCGGGTGTCGTCGGGGTCCTGATGACGCTGGCCCTGGCCCTGCTGGCCGGTTTCGTCCTGAAGAAGCGGAAGCAGTCGGCCTGCTGA
- the cbiQ gene encoding cobalt ECF transporter T component CbiQ, which yields MGMASLDGALLDFKRLDQLATGNTPLHRLDPRAKVLVVLVFIISVISFNRYEVSALVPFFIFPLAMVSLGNLPAGYLARKIALLCPFALMVGVFNPLFDREILVHLGPVGISGGWISFASIIVRSVLTVGGALVLVGVTGFTSVCSALERMGMPQTFAVQLLFLYRYIFVLTEEGARMARARELRSFGRRGMEVRVFGSLVGHLLLRTWERAERIHLAMLCRGFRGEFHLRRPYRFGVPEILFITGWTALFILFRLVNVPALFGGWIMEMFR from the coding sequence ATGGGCATGGCATCTCTTGACGGAGCACTCCTCGACTTCAAGCGGCTGGATCAGCTGGCGACCGGGAACACGCCGCTCCACCGGCTCGACCCGCGGGCCAAGGTCCTGGTGGTCCTCGTCTTCATCATTTCGGTAATCTCCTTCAACCGATACGAAGTAAGCGCCCTGGTCCCCTTCTTCATCTTTCCGCTGGCCATGGTTTCCCTCGGCAATCTCCCGGCCGGATACCTCGCCCGGAAAATAGCGCTCCTCTGCCCCTTCGCTCTCATGGTGGGGGTGTTCAACCCGCTGTTCGACCGGGAGATCCTCGTCCATCTCGGCCCCGTCGGCATCAGCGGCGGCTGGATTTCGTTCGCCTCCATCATCGTCCGCTCCGTGCTGACGGTGGGGGGAGCCCTCGTCCTGGTTGGCGTCACCGGCTTCACCTCCGTCTGCAGCGCCCTGGAACGGATGGGGATGCCCCAGACCTTCGCCGTGCAGCTCCTCTTCCTCTACCGTTACATCTTCGTCCTGACCGAGGAGGGGGCACGGATGGCCCGGGCCCGGGAACTGCGCTCCTTCGGCAGGAGGGGGATGGAGGTGAGGGTCTTCGGCTCCCTCGTGGGGCATCTGCTGCTGCGGACCTGGGAGCGGGCCGAACGGATCCACCTTGCCATGCTCTGCCGGGGGTTCCGCGGCGAATTCCATCTGCGCCGGCCATATCGCTTCGGCGTTCCCGAGATCCTGTTCATCACCGGGTGGACGGCACTGTTCATACTCTTCCGACTGGTCAATGTTCCTGCCCTCTTCGGGGGGTGGATTATGGAGATGTTCCGATGA
- a CDS encoding energy-coupling factor ABC transporter ATP-binding protein: MSHHIVEARELRHTYPDGTAALNGVSFRIHHGEAVAVIGANGAGKSTLLLHLNGYLVPTAGEVRIGDFPLTKETLPEVRRTVGMVFQDPDDQLFMPTVFDDVAFGPQNLGLPPQEVELRVRESLRRVGAEHLGEKPPHRLSGGEKKRVAIATVLAMSPDILVMDEPTAGLDPFARRQLMGLLKEFHHTRIFTSHDLDMVLELCERVIVLREGAVVADGPAREIFRNEELLAACRLEKPLSMQGCPVCGTSHLSQNYTTEE; encoded by the coding sequence ATGAGCCACCATATCGTCGAAGCGAGGGAGCTGCGCCATACCTATCCGGACGGCACCGCCGCCCTCAACGGGGTCTCCTTCCGGATCCACCACGGCGAGGCCGTGGCGGTCATCGGCGCCAACGGGGCGGGAAAGTCGACCCTGCTCCTCCACCTGAACGGCTACCTGGTCCCCACGGCAGGAGAGGTCCGGATCGGCGATTTCCCCCTGACGAAGGAGACCCTGCCGGAGGTGCGGCGAACGGTGGGGATGGTGTTCCAGGACCCGGACGACCAGCTCTTCATGCCGACGGTATTCGACGACGTTGCCTTCGGCCCCCAGAACCTGGGGCTTCCCCCGCAGGAAGTGGAGCTCCGGGTGCGGGAATCCCTGCGCCGGGTCGGGGCGGAGCACCTGGGGGAAAAGCCCCCCCACCGGCTCTCGGGGGGAGAGAAGAAGCGGGTCGCCATCGCCACGGTTCTCGCCATGTCCCCCGACATCCTCGTCATGGACGAGCCGACCGCCGGCCTCGACCCCTTTGCCCGCCGCCAGCTGATGGGTCTTTTGAAAGAGTTCCATCACACCCGGATCTTTACGAGCCATGACCTCGACATGGTGCTGGAACTGTGCGAGCGGGTCATTGTCCTCAGGGAGGGGGCGGTCGTGGCCGATGGTCCGGCCCGGGAGATTTTCCGCAACGAGGAGCTTCTGGCCGCCTGCCGGCTGGAGAAGCCCCTCTCGATGCAGGGGTGCCCGGTATGCGGGACTTCACATCTATCTCAGAACTACACGACGGAGGAATGA
- a CDS encoding alginate export family protein, which translates to MKRFVALLCLTPALYTAGGCGNARAAGDPPPALASDGTGPHTVQESVEAVLAKPEEPPFEYKAGVNGFLRGEGAGSFRLPDFSVTPNHAEGRFLYRVKPYLYWHPTDWLDLHAEGEGYGFTGGSQYYGKVSLYQGFAELKCPKQEGTSFKAGRQELVYGSAFMLGSDTFYKGLSYDALRLRLSPVKPLTVDLFGGWYATPWSGGIAGNLAGGYATWTFSGGTSLDAYALRDTGSVDHHPGEHRNSFGLRGVAKLGPARLEVEPVWQTGRRFNGVDANESIGAWGGHADLAADAPIGGLTNHFFASAAYGSGSRDAVTGGSARKEFLNQANDTPLTGDMSVIGDLSGLTLTDGAGAGHRASGLQIYTAGWGVDLTKELNLTATGRYFLANYVETGFSRRLGLEADFTLTYTVSDNLSLIAGYDRFFTGGFFRDATGSGSDIHYGYLMLQFDLAHQKPKLAAR; encoded by the coding sequence ATGAAAAGATTTGTCGCCCTGCTTTGCCTGACCCCTGCGCTTTACACCGCCGGTGGCTGCGGTAACGCCCGTGCCGCGGGAGATCCGCCCCCCGCTTTGGCTTCGGACGGTACCGGTCCCCATACGGTGCAGGAGAGCGTGGAGGCGGTCCTCGCCAAGCCGGAGGAGCCACCCTTCGAGTACAAGGCAGGGGTGAACGGCTTTCTGCGGGGGGAAGGGGCCGGCAGCTTCCGGCTTCCGGATTTCAGCGTCACGCCAAATCACGCCGAAGGACGCTTTCTTTACCGCGTGAAGCCCTATCTCTACTGGCATCCCACCGACTGGCTCGATCTCCACGCCGAGGGGGAGGGGTACGGTTTCACCGGCGGCAGTCAGTACTACGGCAAGGTCTCCCTCTACCAGGGATTCGCCGAGCTCAAGTGTCCGAAACAGGAAGGGACTTCCTTCAAGGCCGGGCGCCAGGAGCTTGTCTACGGCAGCGCCTTCATGCTCGGCAGCGACACCTTCTACAAGGGGCTCAGCTACGATGCCCTGCGGCTGCGCCTTTCGCCCGTGAAGCCCCTGACCGTCGATCTCTTCGGCGGATGGTACGCTACCCCCTGGTCCGGCGGCATCGCGGGGAACCTGGCGGGCGGGTACGCCACCTGGACCTTCTCCGGAGGGACATCCCTCGATGCCTACGCCCTGCGCGACACCGGCTCCGTCGACCATCATCCCGGCGAACACCGCAACAGCTTCGGCCTGCGGGGGGTGGCGAAGCTCGGCCCGGCACGCCTTGAGGTCGAGCCGGTCTGGCAGACGGGGCGGCGCTTCAACGGGGTGGACGCCAACGAGAGCATCGGCGCCTGGGGCGGTCATGCGGACCTTGCCGCCGATGCCCCCATCGGGGGGCTGACCAACCATTTCTTCGCCAGCGCCGCCTACGGCTCCGGGAGCCGCGACGCCGTCACCGGCGGGAGCGCCCGGAAGGAATTCCTGAACCAGGCCAACGACACCCCCCTCACCGGGGATATGAGTGTCATCGGCGACCTCTCCGGGCTTACCCTTACCGACGGTGCCGGCGCGGGGCACCGTGCCAGCGGCCTCCAGATCTACACCGCCGGCTGGGGGGTCGACCTGACGAAGGAACTCAACCTTACCGCCACGGGACGTTATTTCCTCGCCAATTACGTGGAAACAGGCTTCAGCCGTCGCCTTGGTCTTGAAGCCGATTTCACCCTCACCTACACGGTGAGCGACAACCTCTCCCTCATCGCCGGCTATGACCGTTTCTTCACCGGTGGTTTCTTCCGCGACGCCACGGGGAGCGGCAGCGACATCCATTACGGCTACCTGATGCTCCAGTTCGACCTGGCACACCAGAAGCCGAAACTGGCCGCCCGCTGA